The region aaaactctaactagcaagctgcatatgaagcaacgtctttatgcttatcgtttggaggaaggtgcatctgtgcaAGAACATTTAaaagtgtttaaagaaattctctcaaacttggaggccatggaggttcagtatgataaggaagatctagggctgattctactttgttcgttgcccccgtcttattcaacctttagagatacgattttatatagtcgcaagtctctcacagttgatgaggtttatgcttctttaacctcgtatgataagatgaagcatcttatggttaaaactgactctcagggagagggtcttattgttcatgagagacaagatcggaatgctgatgatgatcgtggaaggacacaagaatgaaatcctcgcagtaaatctaaaggtagatcgaagtctttaaacagaggtaaaacttgtaacttttgcaagaagaaagggcgcattaaatctgagtgctataagctacagaataagatcaaaagggtggctgcgaatcaaaatggaaaacaactagaaaattctagtaaagctaatgttgtagaagattacagcgatggtgaacttctagtcgcttctgtcaacaattttaAAGCGAGCGAGGAGTGGTtccttgattcgggttgcaccttccacatgagtcctaatcgggattggtttacaacttacgaaacagtgtctgaaggtattGTGTTGAtcggaaataatgcttcatgtagaattgcaggtgttggaacaattagagttaagatgtttgatggagttgtcaaaacactcagtgacgtacgacatgttccagaattaaagagaaatttaatttcgttgagtactcttgactcaaaagggtacaaatacacagctgaaagtagagttttgaagatttccaaaggttccctcattatgatgaaagggcagagaaagactgccaagttatatgttttgcagggttctactgttactggtgatgcactcttccttgtcagatgatgatattactaaactttggcatatgcgcctatgatatatgagtgagaatggcatggcagaattgagtaaaagaggacttcttgatggcaaggaatttgcaaactgaagttctgtgagcactgcatttttgggaggcgaaagagagtttgattcaccagaggaatccataacacgaagggaacattagagtatattcattctgatctctgagggccatccagagtgctttcgagaggtggagctaattatatgctaacttttattgatgatttttccagaaaagtgtgGGCGTTCTTCCTAAagtagaaaagcgatgtgttttttgCATTTAACTATTGGAAAACCAttattgaaaaatagacgggaaagcaaataaaatacctacgcacagacaatggcttagagttctgttctgatgagtttaataaattgtgcaagtcagaagggatcgtgagacacttaacagttcgtcatactccacagcaaaacggtgttgcagaacgaatgaacagaacgatcatggagaaggtttgatgtatgttgtcaaatgtcaacttaccaaagtcattttgggccgaagcagcctctactgcatgttttttatcAACCGATCTCCACTTGTTGCctttgagaaaaagactccataaGAGGTATGGTCcggtaatcctgctgactattctgatttaaaaatttttggttgtCCTGCGTatactcatgttgataatggaaaattggaaccaagatctattaaatatgtttttcttggttataaagctggtgtaaaagtgTATAAGTTATGGAGTCCTGAAAATAGAATAGttatgattagcagagatgttgtttttgatgaaactgctatgctacctaacttatctcttaaagactcttccaataaagaaaatcaaaagcaggtggaacaTCAGATTAATCTAGAATCTACAACAAAATCGACTActaaagccagtacaaaaattcaaaatagagttgcttcttcgcCACAATAATCtattgccaaaaatagaactagaagagaaattaaacctccaaagaagtatgtagaggctgatctagttgcttatgttttaaatgtggcttaaagatatagatgcaaaccaagagccatctaattattctgaggtggttagttgtgaagactcagaaaagtgaatgtttgctatgcaagaggagatggaatcactacacaaaaataaaacatgggatcttgtgaaacttcctaaaggtaaaaaggtgtttaagaagaaagaagggactccaaaagttgaagaacccagatacaAAGCAAGGCCtgttgcaaagggttatagtcaaattccaggagtggacttcatagatgtgttctctccaattgtgaagcatagttcaattcgagctttgcttggtattgtggccatgcatgatttggagcttgagcagttagatgtaaaaattgcatttttgcatagaaaacttgaggaggatatttacatgcaacaaccagaggattttacagtctcagaaaaagaggactatgtttgcttgctgaaaaagtccctttacggtttgaaacagtcaccaagacagtggtataagaggtatgattcctttatgacttctcatgattttaaaagaagtagctttgacagttgtgtttactttaagaaaaacagtgatagttcttttgtgtatctactcctttatgttgatgacatgttaatagcagcgaaagataatgagagataagaaaggtcaaagcccaactaaatgaagaatttgagatgaaagacttgggaccagcaaagaagatacttggtatggagattctcagatatagaaaaaaaaattaaattgtacctaagtcaaaaggggtacattgagaaagttctttgcagattcaatatgcagaatgctaagcctgttagtactcctttagcagcccatttcagactttcatcggctttgtctccacaattagatgatgagattgaatacatgtcacatgttccatactctagtgctgtaggatctctcatgtatgcatggtttgttcacgtccagatttatcatatgcagttagtgcagttagtagatacatggcgaatcccagtaaagaacattggaaagcagttcagtgggttTTAAGTTACTTACGATGTACTACcgatgtttgcttatagtttggaagaactagagatggagtcattgggtatgttgatgctgattttgctggagacctcgatagaagaagatctctcacaggttatgtctttacaatcagagATTgtacaatcagttggaaagccactttgcaaactacagtcgctttgtctaccactgaagctgagtacatggcgattactgaggcttgtgaagaagctatttggttgaagggactctttagtgaactcaatgaagaccttcaaatcaatacagtattttgtgacagtcagagtgccatcttccttataaaagatcaaatgtttcttgagagaacaaaacacattgatgttcggtatcattttgttcgtgatattattgctcgtggtaatattgttgtgagaaaaattagtactcatgaaaatcctgcagatatggtgactaagtcacttcctataaccaagtttgagcactGCTTAGACTTGGTTTGTGTTCATTGTTGAAAATAAACCCTTAAGgagttttatggaagaggtggagaaactTGTTCGTTTAGAGTTcgtgatgaagaacttgttcattaagaaattgtgtcaaggtggagattattagaattaagtgacccaaatccttatttaaattaaatactgtggtaaaataaaataaaagtaaaatccctatagaattatacttcttttattttattttagaataaggttttttaaaccttattaaactccatatatttgatattattagaataaggagtttcactcttattagaataaggtttacaagcctataaataggcatagtctactcttcttgtaattaattcgaattctgcatagtgaattttcttctactctgcccgtgattttttcccgaaaggattttcacgtaaaatatgtgtgtaatttatttttctatttctttttctttgagatatattgtcattaccgacattataTTTTTCTCAGATAATATGATAAATTAATGATTTCATAAATCTGAAGTTTATTCCTCTGCATGCCTATCACATCCTAATGTTTATATTTGTCACTTTTCTGAAAAGGATTTATCACAGTTTTCTAATTAATTAGTAAAAACAATATTAGTTGGATTCTACTTTAGATGAAAGGACGTGTTCAAAATGCATTGGATGTCTCCGTTTCgacttttgtttcatttaaacCTCAACAAGTACAATGAATATTAAGCTGAACTTTAATTACTTCATAAAactacttttaaaaaatttcttttttgtatttttaatttacgACCTCTTTTATAAATAATGATTTCCCTTTTTGAAATGTTGATACGGTGAAGTAGATTTTGCTCCGTGACTCCTATTAATCAGGTAAAAAGTTAGTGTGGCTTCGTGCTAGATTTTAGTTGTTTAATCAGATCAAGTTATATTTCTATCATTTTGGGTAGAAAATTACAGTAATAGTTTAGAGTTCTGTTTAGCCAGAGCTTATCTGAGGAAATAAAGCCGCAAATTTGTTATATGAAAGGAATCAAATGTCACGTCACTTTTTTAGGGTAATGTCACTGGTAGGGCCATAAAACCCTGCCCTGCTTTTATGCCCATATTTCATGACAGCACAAAAATATCTTCTGCAATCTCAAAGATGCTACCACTAAACTTTCTgtttgaaaagatgaaaaaaggTAACGAAACGTGTTCCTCTTTTGATTAAACCTCGGATTTATCAGTCTGGTGATAAATTGaatatcaaatttgttattaaaacAGGATTAGACAAAAAGCTTCCCCAAAATAAGGGTCTCTGGATTATTATCTGTGTCTTGTCTATTTTCTAAACCAACAATAATTGAAATTAACTTTGAGGTGGGAAATGAGATTGAAAACTAAACCTTGATTCACAAGTTGATATTGTATTACATATACACAACAGTTCACACAAACACAAATTTGATATTCCCTCAATACAGTTCCCAACATAACCTGCTATCTTACATATCTTTCATCTTATACTTATCTTCTCTGTAGTGTTTTCATGAGAAGTAGTAGCCTCCCCCATATGATGAGAAATTAAGGTAAGTTACTTTGAGTTGAGGCATAGTTGTTGACAAGAGCCAGGGCATTGCTTGTCAAATGTGCAATTTTAACAATCCTTTTCCTTATCATAGTCTTTACATTTCCATTCATGGACTTTCCTGCAAATCCATCCATGCAAGTATCTTCATCTGTCAGCGCTGCACTAACCCAAGTTTGAATATCACTCATTGTAAGCGCAAAATTTGAGCGGCTAATGTGACCAAGTTCCTCTATAGACTGTTGAAGCTCATCAACAGAGTCACCGATCACCTCAATGCAATCTGCCATGGCAGCAGCTACCCTAGGCCTCAAACCGTGGATTCTAGAGATCTTCACCATCAACCTTGAAGTTGATTTGCTGGCCTTGAGGGTAACATTGAGGGCAGTATCCACTAACAATCTGGGGCTAGTTTTGATTTTGTTTGCATAGATTGAGAGTGAGCGATAGCACAGTCTGGGATAAGTTGTGGAGCTGCATGAAGATTTGATGTACTCAATGTTTCTTTGTTTGTCAAATGGTGCATCAGCTAAGCTCAAGACCATGTTAGTAGTGAATTGAAGGGTAATAAGCAGAATTGGGATTACCTTCCAATGGCGTAAAGATGAACCTTCCATTTTCTCTCTCTCTGTCTCGTTTATGATTTTAGAGATGGGAGATAAGGGTCGATTTATAGATAGTCCAAATTTTTTGTGGTTCCCACAAATGAAAGATGGACAAGCCTCATATTAAGCGGAATAATAAAACAAGGGTTTAGcccctcaatttaaaaaaaaattaaattaaatcctgTTTTTTTTCAAGCActctaattttcaaaatatataaaaaaaatctcaaaattaaaaaaaaaaagtaaaaagcctctgctctttttttttttgcacttaatTGGATACTTGAATtgtcaaaatgtatcaaaaaaaCTCTTTTACCATTAACTTTAATAGTTGACCATTAAAATTAACCGCCCCTaagttttttcaattaaagtcacaACGTGTCACAATCACGACATGACatgtaataaaaaatgataaaaaataaaaatcaataaaagttataaaaattattaaattttaataaaaatagaaaaatagaaaaaatttataaaatttataaaatttataaaatttataaaaattataaaaaaattataaaatatatagaaatataaaattttataaagtcgtaagaaaattataaaaaaatgtaaaaatatataaaattcataaaaaattataaaatttatcataccaaaagaaacattttaaaatttttctataacctttattgatttttatttattatcattttcgCCACATGTTACATTGTATTTCGACACGTGATGGCTTTAACTGGAAAAATTTGGGGTCGTTAACTTTAACAGTCAACAGTTAAAGTTAATATTAATGGTTAAAGGacatttttgatgcattttatatatttttttatttttataatttttttacttttttctaatttataatatattttaaatatttttatatttttattaaatttaatatttttataattcttttaccaCTTGGCACGTAGTGATTGTGACATAGGATAgctttaattcaaaaaaaattaggggCAGTTAACTTTAGCGATCAACTATTAAAGTTAACGATCAAAGGGcatttttttaatacattttaacaGTTGAAGTACCCAATTTAGTGCAAAAAATGTAGGggcttaatttcttttttttttttgtaaaagcttGAGGgcatttttaatgcattttaaaaattcaagtacctaattgagtgcagaaaaaaaaaacaatgacttaattactttttttgaaaaaatttgagggTTCTTTACACCTTTAAACCTAAGACAAGAAAAGATGCCTATAAACCATTAAAAGCAATAGTACACTATGTCCCAAGTGAAATAgtaaagaatttatgattaaGTTTTTAGTTAAAATGAATTtcgaagttttaaatttgagcctAAACAAtctcaatcttttattttttttaaaaattaatatattactttatacttatatttagtttgaatgttcaatttgatatttaaattttttttctcaattcagtatttgagtttgacttcaatattcaatttgatacctaagtttttttttcaaattgatactTGAGTATTTCTTTGTCCAATACAAGTATTTAAGTTTGACttcagtttttaattttaatacttatttttttcttttattttaattaagtatttGTAATTTTTACTAGAGAAcacatatcaaatatttattaagTCATATAATACTATTTAATTCGAATATTAAAATCAACCTTGAAATCTAAGATactaaaatttaacattaaaatcagGTATAAATACCAAATGGTATATTTAGTTTAATAGAAAGTGAATTGCAAGgttaaaagaaacaaagaagtcACTACAGACAAACAATGATCAAATCTAGGATAAAGACTCCGGAATAAATGAAGGAAAAAGACAAATATTGTGTCAAGGTCGTAGGATGCTATTCTTGAATAAACCAAGGTACAAAAAAAGGAATCCACCATAGAATTAATTGGGAAATGGACTGACATGAGATGCCAAAACAATTGGAGTTTGTGGAATTGATATTACTAACCCTAAGGTCTAAACTGATTGAGGTGTCACTTAGGAATAGGATGAAGATTGGATTGAGATAAATGACCCAAAATCCATTGGAAAAGACATTAATTTAATGATTTGATTTGTCACAAGTTATCCACCACAATATTTGGGTTGCTATTTCAAACAGAGGCCAAAGTTGTTCTTTTTTTGGTCATAAAACAGAGGTGAAAGTTGATTGAAATGATTGCTTCATGCATATTTCGGTTTCGTCCTTGTAGCTTGTTTTAGTTGAACTGTTGTAATAAACGGAATCAGACGTTTCCTTCGTCACCGTATGAATTGAAATTTGACGTTCATTTCGCCAATATATACGTCAAAACAATTGTTAGTTATCAACACTGAAACCCTTTGAATCGAGTTGGACAACCCGATTCCCAAAACTTTGATTTTATAAATGTCAAATGATTTTTTCAAGAGCAATATAAGCGAGGGTGACAtagtgaatatttattttaaaattttaaaatttatcgtggtgttattattttaactttgtttatttcatgtttttcatTCAGCGTGTATCAAATAATAATCTTTAAGATATTACAATAACAGAAATGATGTGCAATTTGATATATAAGATTTGACTTGGTGCAATTATATACCTAAAATTTTGATTATGGTTTaaatgtatacataaaattttaatttttatttaaccatacacatttaaaaaagtaaataatcaatttttatatttatttttatattaaataaatatatttatttttatgtgtaatatataaacataaaataattctatattaataattattttaatagtgtAAGAGAATTACACCAAATCAAATTTTAATGTAtaagtcgattgagtcttagcttagTTGATATCGGTATTGTTGCCAATGTAATATAACGTGAGTTCGAGTGCGCAAAatcgcattatcctcttatttaagggttgatGAGTGGATATgagtagttctag is a window of Gossypium hirsutum isolate 1008001.06 chromosome D08, Gossypium_hirsutum_v2.1, whole genome shotgun sequence DNA encoding:
- the LOC107931275 gene encoding 21 kDa protein codes for the protein MEGSSLRHWKVIPILLITLQFTTNMVLSLADAPFDKQRNIEYIKSSCSSTTYPRLCYRSLSIYANKIKTSPRLLVDTALNVTLKASKSTSRLMVKISRIHGLRPRVAAAMADCIEVIGDSVDELQQSIEELGHISRSNFALTMSDIQTWVSAALTDEDTCMDGFAGKSMNGNVKTMIRKRIVKIAHLTSNALALVNNYASTQSNLP